CGCCCCGGCGCACGAGGAAAAAGCCGCGGCCCCGCCGGTGCCCCTCCCGCTCCCGAAGGAGCATGAACCGTTCCTTCCCTTCGGAGATTTCCAGCAGGTCGAAGTTAAGCTGCCCCCACCCTTCCTTCAGTTTGGCGGCCGGCTCCCCCTTCAGGGTACGTGCGAAAAGCTCCTCGGCCCGGCGCAGTTCCTGCTCGCCGGGGTGGCGGTAGACGCCGTCGCGGCTCGCCTGGCGGAGCAGCTTGCCAATGCCGGAGCTCTCGGCCACGGCAGGGAGCGCTGCGGCCACGGCCGTCGCGATCACGATGGCCCTTGCCCTATTCAGCAATTTCAATGGACCGTACCTCCCCTTCGTGGCGGATGACCCGGCGTGGTGCAATGCCGGGAGTCGTGCGGGACAGGAGGAGATACCCCCCGGCCGGTTTATCGGTGATGACGCGGATGCGGTAGCGCCCCGGCGGCATATCGGCGCCGAAGGGGAGGTAAATCGGCTCGGCCCCCAGGAGGGTTCCGCCTCCCGTCCCCAAAGCCTGGGCCTTTTCCCCATCATCGAGACGTATGGTGTACCGCCGTTCGGGGAAGCTCCAGCTGCTCCAGGGGCCGAATCCCCTGCGGTTCGTCTCGCAGGCCACCCGGATGACCGCCTGACGCCCCGCCGATGCCGGAGCGTAGTAGCGGAGCCCGAGGGTCTCCTCTTCGCGGGTGCCCTTCTCGTAGACAAAGCTGAGTTCCTTGCCCTGGAAGCGGTTGGCCAGCCTTACGCTGAAACTCCCCTGCTTCGGACCGATATGGTTCATGGCGAAGCGAACGCCTCCAGGGGACGTGACCAACACCTGATGTTTCCCCGTGGCAACCGGCATCAGCCTTATTTCGCCAAGGGAGCCGTCGAGGGTTCCGCTGAAGACGGTCTTGCCGTCCAGGGCGATCTTCGCCCGGAACGGTCCATTGCCGGCCCGCCGGTAGATAACGGCAGGTTCCACCTGCGCGAGACCGGCGTCGGCCTGAAGGGTGACCGTGGCCGGAGTGCCGGTTGGAATGGGGGCAAAGAGCGAGGGGAGGGAATCGCGGTGGAAGGCGATCCGCCGGTCCCAGGGAATGACGAGCCTACGGGCGAGCCACTTTCCTTCCGGATGGTAGTCCTCCCACGTGTAGCGCCCGGCCAGGAGGTCAGGAATGTCCGTGGGTGGGCGCAGCTGGGTGCCGAGGAGCACGGTCCGGTTTGCCAGCAGGAGCTGGTCATGGTCTGGATGGTAGAGGGGGAACCAGGCCGGCTGACGCTCTTCGCTGTCGTAGGAGCGGTAGTAGTCCTCCGGCACGCTGATCTCCCGCAGCAGCGACTCCGGACGGTTGTATGCCGCGGCCAGCACCTCCCCCCCGGCCGAAAGCCTGATGCCCGCAGCTCCGGGAGGCATCAGGAAGTGGAAGGGGACCGGCTCGGATACCACCGGCGCCGGCTGCTCGCCGGCAACGAAATCGTAGGGGGATGCCACGAAGGGAACGGCGAGGCTCCCCGTGCGGATGCTCCTCCCGCCGCTGTCGATGATCCGGTATGTTACCGCCAGGGGTCCGGGGGTTTTGGCTCCCGGCGCGATCACCCGGCGCAGGTCGATGCGGAACGGTGTTGGGGTCCCCCGGTCATGGGCGACCGGAAAGGCGAGCGGCGTCCCGGCGTCTATTACATAGGCTCGGAGGCTAAAGGGAACCGGGGTAATTTCCGTCTCATTGCCGCCATTCGTCAAAAACGCGCGGATGGTGAGGGGGGATGGGGCGGAAATGTCCAGAAGACCGCCGGCAAAGACCCGGTCGAAGGTTGTCCCCTTCCCGTTCCAGGGGATGGAATTGGTGGAACGGTTAGCCGGGCCGAGGCCGTACCACTTCACGGTGATGGTCCCATTCTTCGTAGGGCCGCCGGAGACCGGCTCGAAGCGGAGGATAACCCGCCCACCCCGCTCCGGCACCGGCACGACGGTCCGATGTAAAGCGTCGGCAATGAAGCCGGAAGGGGGGCCCTCGGGGAGAATTTCCTCCCCTTCGTTCTCCGTAAGGACGTAAATCTCACGGGAAACATAGTTTTGCCCCCTGACCCCCGACGGCCCGATGGGAGTCCACATCCGCGACACGATGCTCTGCTTTTCCGCTTCGGCAAGCAGTTCATTGGGATAGACGTTACCCTGGGCCAGGCGGGTTTTCTGCCGTTCGCTCATCCGCTGCCAGGTTGGGCGCAGCCGGTATTCGGGGGTCAACTCGGGAACGTAGACCCGTATCGCCACATCGCGAACGCCCGGATCGGCCGAGGCGAGCCGAAACCTGATCGAGGCGGGCTTCGCCATGCCGGCCAGGTTGATCAGCATGATGCGGGTATCGGCGGGCTGGATTTTCGGCGTGAGATAAAAGGCGGCGTTGTATTCCCGCGAGCGTTTCCTGTCGGTGAACAGTCTGAGCTTTGTCCGGTGATGGTAGACGCGGCTCTCCAGGACCCCCCCCTTGTCGTCGAGAACCTGGTACTCGATGCCGTAGTTCCACTCCTGCTCCGGGGGGAACCGGCGCTTGCGGTACTCCGGCGGGAGTCCGGCGTTGCTCAGGATTCTTACGGGATTACGCCCCTCGGGGATCGTGTATGAGGTCCACCGCCGCCGGTCCAGTTCGTAGGCAAGGCTCACCGCCGCCTCGGGGACCAGGGCGAGCAGTTCGGGGTCTGCCGAGGAACGCTTCGCAATGAGCCCGAGCCGGCCGGCGGCGGTCCAGGCACCGGCAAGCAGGAGCAGGGCGATTATGGCGTACAGTAAGGATCTCACCTGCGATCTCCGAATTCGAGCAATGCGGTTCGGGCATCGATGAACGAGGCAATCCCCTCGCGTCGCGCGCCCCCCTCGGTAAGCATGCGGGTTTGCAGCGGACGGCGGGGATTGAGGTTCGCCACCGCCGCGAGTCGGCCGTCGGGGGTCGATACCAGGAGGAACGCCTGCTTGGTGTTTATGTCAATGATACGCGAAAACCGGTAACCGGGCCAGGCTCCCTTCATGGAGCTCAACACCACCACATCCTGGCCGGCGAGATAGGCAAGGAGTCGGCTTCGCAGTTCAGGGGCAAGCCTGTTCTGCCGGCCGCTGCGCGACGAGCCGAGGAGAGCGGTTAAATCCGCCTCTTTAGTCGTAATTCCCAGCGAGAGGAACTGAGCGTCAAGACGGCGGTTTTCCGTCTGCTGCCGGTAGGTTGCCCTGGCGGACGGAGAGAGCCAGAGGATGGCGAACTCCTTGCCGAGAGCCTGGTTCAGGTACAGGGACTGGGAGGTGGCCCCCACCTCGTACCCCACCACATCCCGGGAGCCGTCCACGAACCGGGGGGACAGGCGGTCCTGGCCCAGCACCGCCATGAGGCGGCGTCCCGGCTCGGGAACGGCCGCGTCGGTTATGGCGCCGTTGCTGAAGGCAACGAGAGCGCCGGCGCCGGGAGCGGCGCGGCCGGGGTCCAGGCCGAAGGCGCGGCTCTGGATCACCATGATCCGCTCGGGGGATTCGCGCAGGATCCCCTGGCTCACCAGATTGAACAGGCTCTCCCTGTTGGCGCCGCTCACCAGGTTGGCGCTCCCGTCACGGTTGGCTGCGGGGTGAGCGCCGCCGATGAGGAGTGCCCGGGCATTGAGGCGCTCGAAGAGACTGACACCGTATTCGAAAGAGTTGACTTCAAACAGGGGCCGGGGAACCTGCACCACGTAAGGAAGCGCCCGGCCGATTCGAAGCACGTAGGTGCCCCAGTAATGGCGTTTGCCCTGTCCTTTCCGTTCGGCGATTATGAAGAAATCCTGCCCCGTGGGGATATGGTGGTAGACGGTGACGGAATAGCCGAAAAGGGAGGCGGCCGCCTGGACGGGCCGCAGCCCTTCCATATCAAGCCGCACCTCCCCTGCCCCGCGGGCGATGCCGATCAGCGGCGTCAGGACTTCGGTGTCGAACAGGAGCAGTTCTTCCAGCTTGGGAGCGATGTAGAGATCGGACCCCGGCCCGGCAATCTCCCCCTTGCTCCTCAGGATCCAATCCTGGAGATACCCGGCGATGCGCTCCTGCTGGTCCCGTCGCTCTGCCTTGTAGGCGGCCAGCAGCGGCTTGAAGATGACCCGCTTCAGGTCGTCGCCGTCCAGGACGAGTTCGGCAAAACCGGAGGCCGTGGCGTCACGCTGGACGTTTGGAAAGGGTGCCCCCACCCACTGGATTCGCAACGCGCCGAGGGACTCCCGGAGCCAGGGAAGGTTCAGCCCCGGCGGCAGGGCGGTCTTGACCCAGAGGGAGCTTTCCGGGTACTGGGGGGTTATGGATCCGGTTGCGGCCCGGAACCCGGCAATGGCCCTCGCACTTGCCGTGGTGTAGGCCCGTACCTGGAGGACGTCCCGGCGGGCCACCACGCGGTGGAACGCGTGAAACATGGTTGCGGCGCTTCTGGAAAGATCAGGGACATCACCCTTGTCGGAAGATTCGTCATAACCGGCGATAGCCAGCGCCCTGGCCCCGGACGATGCGAATATCGCCGCTCCCGCCTCAAGGGTCCCCTGCTCGTTCAGAGGCGCCGGCACCTCCACGAGGAAATGCCCGCTGCTCTTCGTATCGATGACGTAAATTCCCCACCCATGGTTTTCTTTCTTCTCGCTCAGGTAAAGGTAGCGCCCCTCCAGAAGAGTCATGCCGTAACCCACCTGGGCCAGGAGCCTGGCTGCCTCGCTCTGCCGGGTGCCGTCCCCCGCCTCGATCGATTCGGTAAGCAACTGGACGGCGCGGGAGAAAATATCCATATCGCGGGGAAGGGGGGCCGCAAGCACCCCCGGCAACCGGCTCTGGTATATGATGAGCTTGTCCGCCCTCAGGCGATCCATGAGCTTCACGTCCGGCGCCAGGGCGATGGCGGCTTCGTCTTCGCCGGACAATGCGGCGCGCCCCGGCAGCAAATCGGGGACCATGGTGAGCCCGAAGCCGATGACGCTTGCCAGGGCGATGGCCGTGACGGACGTCTGAAGGGTCACCCGTATCGTCTTCCCATAGGACTCGACCTCGGGCATTTTCATGGCCAGCAGCGTCGGAAGCAAGTAGCCGAAACCATAGGCGTCGGTCACCTTGTACTCGGGGGCCAGCCGGATGAGGGCATAGGAAAGGGCGAATTTATAGGCGTAACTGATGGTGAAGTAGAAGACGAGGCGCCTGGTCCCCTCCATGGTGACGGTGCCGAACATGGGCGCCCGGAGGATAAGAAGGGCGAGCGCCGACACCACCACTGCCTCGATGAAGGTGGTGGCTATCCGCGCCGGGCTGTACCAGAGAAGCGTCAAGAGGGAAGGAATGAGGATGCCGCTGAATTCCCAGCCGTAGCGGAGATTCATCCGGGAGGCGATATAGGCGGTGGTGAGAAGGATGATGTATGCCTTGGGGCTGGCCAGGATATTGGAGGCAAGGTCCTCGTACATGTAGCCGATGGAGCTGATGGTGAAATTGGTGAACTCCATCAGCCCGAAACGGACGATGAACCACGTGGTGAAAAGGGTAATGGTGAAAGGGATCATCCCCCGGACCAGTCCCGGTTTCCAGAACTGGTTGGCGATGAGGGCGATGATGACCAGGCCGAAACTGTGGAGGTTGTTGCGGTAATCGAAGGCGAGATGATAGGTGTTGTTCAGGTATTCGCCCAGCAGCGGCAGAAGCCAGCCGTCGAAGAATACCCGGACGATGACGCTGGCGAGGAGGATGGCGAAGAAGCGGTCCCTGCCGAAGAAATTGTTCCAGATTCTCAACCGGGAGAACTGCTCGGAGGAGAGCCAGACGAGGCCGTAGGTTGCGATTCCCTCAAGGATGATGACCCCGGCAGACCACGGCTTCAGGATGATGAGGGGGACCAGATAGCCGGGGACGATGAACCCCGACGCAACCCAGCCGAGGCGCAGGTTGAAGAAGGCGAGCACCAGAATGCCGATCCAGACCGTGGTGACAACGGAGCTGTCGAGGCTCCCCGGCGGGAATATTTCGAGAACAAAACCGCTCATGCTTTTCTACTGGAAGGACCCTTCCCTCAGTGGAATTTCTTCAGGCGCACCTCAACGCTGATGCCGCACCCCACCTCGCTTGACGCGGCAACGCTTCCCTGCCATTGTCGTACCTGGCCGACAGCGGCCCGTGCACGGCGATACTCGGCAGAGTCGGTCGGCTCATCGGAAAAGAGGGCTCGCTGGAGCACCGCGTCGGGCATGCCGAAACCGGTGCCGGCAAGACGGCATGCCACATAATCGCCCTCCGCCCCGATCTCCATTCGGATGGCATTGTTCTGAGCAGTATCGTTACCAATCATGATGATGAATGCGTAGAACGACTCGGCCAGCTCCCTGGATTCAGCCCATACCAGCGGCACGGTGCCGGAGACGACGATGGTGGTGGCGATGCGCCGCTGCGCAAGGTCGCGTTCCGCCCTGGCCGCCGCCCCCCTCAGCAGAGGAAGCGCGTCAATGGGGTAGCATTCACGGCCCGTGGCCGGAGACCGCTTCTCCAGGCACCCACCGATATCCGCCACGAACCCGAGCGCTTCGGAGGCCCTGCCGTCAAGCTCGGCAAGCAGTGATTTCCTGGCCTCGGGAGCAAGGGTTTCGTCCCGGAGTCTCGCCGCAGCCGCGGCAACCGGTTCGATCATAGCAGTCAGACGGCCCGGCAACTGGCCCACAAACTGCTCCCTGGTACGATCTCCGCGGGTTATGTCGCTCAGGTCCACCAGCTCGAAAAGGATGCCATAAACGCTGAACGGCCGAGCCTCCATGGGGAGGAGCCTGCGCTCCTGCTCGATCAGCGGACGGATACGGATGAGGTGCTCTCCGGCTTTGGCCCGGATCCGGGAGGCCACAAGGGTCACCTGGCCGTGCTCGATCAGCACCTTGTGCAGGTGCTGCCGGACTTCCTCCGCCTTCAGCCCGCTCAGGGCAACCGCCAGATCGAGAGCGGTCAACTCATAGGGAGCCAGACCGGCTTCTTTCATGATCTCCACCATCCTCCGGTTCGCCAGGAGCACCCTGCCGAAGAGGTCGTAGAGAATCGTCGCCGTCCCGAGTTCGGCAAAGACCGTCTCCAGGGTGTTCACCCTCCGCTCGAAAAGGTCGATGGACTTTTTCAGTTCCTCATGGGGAACGTCCCGGGACAGGTCGAGATAATTCACCGAATAACTGTTCTGCTTGCGCTGCTGTGCCTGCCACTCCTGCCGGCGGTAGAGGAGTTCGCTGATCTGCTTGCCGAAATCGCGGATGGTGCCTTCAAAATAGGGGATACTGGCCGCCGTTTCGGGGGCAATGCCGAAGGCCCAGAAACCGAGAGGCTGTCCGCCGAAGAGAAGCGGAACCAGGTACTGGTCCTCCTCGGTCTCGCTCCGGGTCAGATAATTGGCGCGATCGAGCCGGATGGGTCCGCCGCTGGCGATGGCGGTACTGTAGGGAGTCCGTTCGTAATCCCTGCGGCGCTCGCTGATATCGGTGATGGAGCAGTGCAGGGCCTTTACCTCCCGGACCCGGTGCTCGCCGGGAACTCTCTCCAGAAAAATGGTCCGGGTAAGGTTGAGGGTCTGGTTGACCATGGTGATAACCTGGGACCAGTATTCCTGCGAGTTATAGAAACTCTCGGGCATCACCCGCTGCTTCAGCTTGGCGGAAAGGTTGAGCAGCATGGTGTTGACGGCCTCTTCGGCCAGGAGCACCCGCTGCCGGAAGATAAGGAGGAACGTGAGGAAAAAGGCGACAAGTGGTTCGACAACGGGGAGCCAGATATGCCCGAACAGCAACAGCAGCCAGCAGGAGCCAAGGGATGCGATAACCGCGGCCAGGGTAAGCCAGGTGAGGAAACGCATCTCGAAGAATGTTTGCAGCACGAGCCCCGCAAACACGATCAGCGCCACGAAGAGGAATTGCACTATGAGCGGGACTTCGACAATGCCGCTATTGGCAATGAAAGTATCTATTGCGTAACCGCGATAGTCGAGCAGCGCGACGTCTCTTCCGCCTGCAAGGGGGGTGCGCAGTCCAGGCTCATGGGCCAAGCCGGCGAAGCCGATGATGACGGACTTCCCCTTGACAAGCTCGGGGATCAGCCCGCCTCCCAGTGCCCGTTCAAGGGAGACGGCGGGAATCCCCCCACCCCGTCCGAGGAAATTAATCAGCACCGAGGTCGAGGTTTCGACCGGCATTCCCTTGAACCTGCCGGCCGCAACAGCTTCGAGAGTCGGAAAACGCGAGCCGTTGACCACCACATTCGTATGCTGGTAACGGTGCATTCCGGATTCGTCGGGGGGATCGACCAGCACCCCGAAGGGGAGCTTCAGGTTTGCGGCAGTGGGGGGAAACGGCGCCAGCACCTGCTTCGAGGATGATTCGTCCTCAAGGAATTCCCGTCCGAAAACGACCATACGGCCGGCAGCGGCTTCTTCGTAGAACTCCCTGCTGACACGGCCGGGCAGGAAGGTGAACACCACCTGTTTTGCCCCCTGGCGCCGCAGTTCCCGCAGCAGGGCAAGCCAGACCTCGTCGCCCTCCCCCATCCGCTCAAAACCGGCTTTTACAATCAGCACGTTACCGGGAGGCGACGACGATGACGGAGAAAGGCGAACGAGAAAATTGTAGATGAGCCCGTCAGGAATGCGAAACACCCCGGCCGCCATGAGAATCCAGGTAACAAGGGTGATGGCCGCTCCGACAGCAAGAGCATTCTTCCTGATGTTCATGCC
The nucleotide sequence above comes from Geobacter benzoatilyticus. Encoded proteins:
- a CDS encoding CHASE2 domain-containing protein, with translation MNIRKNALAVGAAITLVTWILMAAGVFRIPDGLIYNFLVRLSPSSSSPPGNVLIVKAGFERMGEGDEVWLALLRELRRQGAKQVVFTFLPGRVSREFYEEAAAGRMVVFGREFLEDESSSKQVLAPFPPTAANLKLPFGVLVDPPDESGMHRYQHTNVVVNGSRFPTLEAVAAGRFKGMPVETSTSVLINFLGRGGGIPAVSLERALGGGLIPELVKGKSVIIGFAGLAHEPGLRTPLAGGRDVALLDYRGYAIDTFIANSGIVEVPLIVQFLFVALIVFAGLVLQTFFEMRFLTWLTLAAVIASLGSCWLLLLFGHIWLPVVEPLVAFFLTFLLIFRQRVLLAEEAVNTMLLNLSAKLKQRVMPESFYNSQEYWSQVITMVNQTLNLTRTIFLERVPGEHRVREVKALHCSITDISERRRDYERTPYSTAIASGGPIRLDRANYLTRSETEEDQYLVPLLFGGQPLGFWAFGIAPETAASIPYFEGTIRDFGKQISELLYRRQEWQAQQRKQNSYSVNYLDLSRDVPHEELKKSIDLFERRVNTLETVFAELGTATILYDLFGRVLLANRRMVEIMKEAGLAPYELTALDLAVALSGLKAEEVRQHLHKVLIEHGQVTLVASRIRAKAGEHLIRIRPLIEQERRLLPMEARPFSVYGILFELVDLSDITRGDRTREQFVGQLPGRLTAMIEPVAAAAARLRDETLAPEARKSLLAELDGRASEALGFVADIGGCLEKRSPATGRECYPIDALPLLRGAAARAERDLAQRRIATTIVVSGTVPLVWAESRELAESFYAFIIMIGNDTAQNNAIRMEIGAEGDYVACRLAGTGFGMPDAVLQRALFSDEPTDSAEYRRARAAVGQVRQWQGSVAASSEVGCGISVEVRLKKFH
- a CDS encoding poly-gamma-glutamate biosynthesis protein PgsC/CapC encodes the protein MSGFVLEIFPPGSLDSSVVTTVWIGILVLAFFNLRLGWVASGFIVPGYLVPLIILKPWSAGVIILEGIATYGLVWLSSEQFSRLRIWNNFFGRDRFFAILLASVIVRVFFDGWLLPLLGEYLNNTYHLAFDYRNNLHSFGLVIIALIANQFWKPGLVRGMIPFTITLFTTWFIVRFGLMEFTNFTISSIGYMYEDLASNILASPKAYIILLTTAYIASRMNLRYGWEFSGILIPSLLTLLWYSPARIATTFIEAVVVSALALLILRAPMFGTVTMEGTRRLVFYFTISYAYKFALSYALIRLAPEYKVTDAYGFGYLLPTLLAMKMPEVESYGKTIRVTLQTSVTAIALASVIGFGLTMVPDLLPGRAALSGEDEAAIALAPDVKLMDRLRADKLIIYQSRLPGVLAAPLPRDMDIFSRAVQLLTESIEAGDGTRQSEAARLLAQVGYGMTLLEGRYLYLSEKKENHGWGIYVIDTKSSGHFLVEVPAPLNEQGTLEAGAAIFASSGARALAIAGYDESSDKGDVPDLSRSAATMFHAFHRVVARRDVLQVRAYTTASARAIAGFRAATGSITPQYPESSLWVKTALPPGLNLPWLRESLGALRIQWVGAPFPNVQRDATASGFAELVLDGDDLKRVIFKPLLAAYKAERRDQQERIAGYLQDWILRSKGEIAGPGSDLYIAPKLEELLLFDTEVLTPLIGIARGAGEVRLDMEGLRPVQAAASLFGYSVTVYHHIPTGQDFFIIAERKGQGKRHYWGTYVLRIGRALPYVVQVPRPLFEVNSFEYGVSLFERLNARALLIGGAHPAANRDGSANLVSGANRESLFNLVSQGILRESPERIMVIQSRAFGLDPGRAAPGAGALVAFSNGAITDAAVPEPGRRLMAVLGQDRLSPRFVDGSRDVVGYEVGATSQSLYLNQALGKEFAILWLSPSARATYRQQTENRRLDAQFLSLGITTKEADLTALLGSSRSGRQNRLAPELRSRLLAYLAGQDVVVLSSMKGAWPGYRFSRIIDINTKQAFLLVSTPDGRLAAVANLNPRRPLQTRMLTEGGARREGIASFIDARTALLEFGDRR